Proteins encoded within one genomic window of Glandiceps talaboti chromosome 3, keGlaTala1.1, whole genome shotgun sequence:
- the LOC144432868 gene encoding chloride intracellular channel protein 2-like, translating into MGDMNNSNDTIELFVRAGRDGKALGDCPFCQRIFLILCLKKVSFNITTVDMNKKPKRFMDISPGGKIPVLVDGERVLTDVSEMADYLEQTIPEPSLRSNNKKAMMAGIDVFQRFSRFLKNDDPTKDEVLRNSLQKEVASLDAFLKSDDSPGLFLDGDSMTQLDCNMLPKLHHIKVASKHFKNFDLPEEYEGLHQYMNAAYDTEEFKDTLYPDEEVIHGWNKTLGRV; encoded by the exons ATGGGTGACATGAACAATTCAAACGATACAATAGAGCTGTTCGTCAGG GCAGGAAGAGATGGCAAGGCACTTGGTGATTGTCCGTTCTGTCAAAGAATCTTCTTAATTCTGTGCTTAAAGAAAGTGAGTTTCAATATCACGACAGTTGATATGAACAAGAAACCTAAACGGTTCATGGACATATCGCCTGGAG GTAAGATACCAGTTTTAGTAGATGGTGAAAGAGTTTTAACAGATGTCTCAGAAATGGCAGATTATTTAGAACAAACCATACCAGAACCTAGTCTTCGATCTAACAACAAGAAAGCTATGATGGCAGGTATTGATGTTTTCCAGAGGTTCTCAAG GTTCCTCAAGAATGATGACCCAACCAAAGATGAAGTTCTTCGGAATAGTTTACAGAAAGAAGTTGCTTCTTTAGATGCGTTCTTGAAGAGTGACGATTCACCTGGTCTGTTCTTAGATGGAGACTCAATGACACAGTTAGACTGTAATATGCTGCCAAAGTTACATCACATCAAAGTTGCTTCTAAACACTTCAAG AATTTTGATTTGCCAGAGGAATATGAGGGATTACATCAGTACATGAATGCAGCTTATGACACAGAAGAATTTAAAGATACCCTCTACCCAGATGAAGAAGTAATCCATGGCTGGAACAAGACCCTTGGAAGAGTGTAA